The proteins below are encoded in one region of Chelonia mydas isolate rCheMyd1 chromosome 11, rCheMyd1.pri.v2, whole genome shotgun sequence:
- the KLHL23 gene encoding kelch-like protein 23 has product MALSGEEDYTYIYNDLSHPVDFLQAFRTFYRDGLFTDITLQCASGVIFLCHKAVLAACSNYFRAMFTADMKEKSKNQIKLPGISHTILEALVNYAYTSQIQITERNVQSLLQAADLLQFVSVKKACEQFLVRHVDTVNCIGMHSFAEYHLCSELEKESRRILLSRFEEVWRQEEFLEISYEKLLFILSRENLNVWKEEAAIEPVVKWIAYDVEKRIECIFDLLNCLKIDLNEIYLRSALSLRKKCQLNENKIRSLIYSALNTNPKDISKRPTAAMYVIGGYYWHPLSEVHVWDPLTNAWIQGTEMPDHTRESYGVTSLGPNIYVMGGYRTDNIEALDTVWIYNSETDEWTEGCPMLNTRYYHCAVTLGGCVYALGGYRKGAPAQEAEFYDPLQKKWVPIANMIKGVGNATACVLCEVIYVIGGHYGYRGSCTYDKIQSYHSGSNEWSIVTTSPHPEYGLCSIALQNKLYLVGGQTAITDCYDPEQNEWRQMAHTMERRMECGAVVMNGCIYVTGGYSYSKGTYLQSIEKYDPEHNKWEVVGNLPSAMRSHGCVCVYNV; this is encoded by the exons ATGGCTCTGAGCGGAGAAGAGGACTACACCTATATTTACAACGATCTTTCTCACCCTGTGGATTTCCTGCAGGCTTTCAGAACATTTTACCGGGATGGCTTATTTACTGATATTACTCTGCAGTGTGCTTCTGGTGTGATCTTCCTTTGCCACAAAGCTGTTTTAGCTGCTTGTAGCAATTATTTTAGGGCAATGTTCACAGCTGACATGAAAGAAAAATCTAAAAATCAGATCAAACTTCCTGGGATCAGCCACACTATACTGGAGGCTCTTGTGAATTATGCATACACATCACAAATCCAAATAACAGAGAGAAATGTTCAAAGTCTCCTCCAAGCTGCGGATCTCCTCCAGTTTGTGTCAGTAAAGAAAGCCTGTGAGCAGTTTCTGGTAAGGCATGTAGATACTGTCAACTGCATAGGGATGCACTCCTTTGCAGAGTATCACCTTTGTTCAGAGCTAGAGAAAGAATCTAGGAGGATATTGTTATCAAGATTTGAAGAAGTGTGGAGgcaggaagaatttctggaaatcAGCTATGAGAAACTCCTATTTATTCTCTCCAGAGAGAATCTCAATGTTTGGAAAGAAGAGGCAGCCATAGAACCTGTGGTTAAATGGATAGCATATGACGTGGAGAAAAGAATTGAATGCATTTTTGATCTGCTGAACTGCCTCAAAATagatttaaatgaaatatatttaagaTCAGCCTTAAGCTTGCGAAAAAAATGCCAGCTTAATGAAAACAAGATAAGGTCTCTGATATACAGTGCATTAAACACAAACCCAAAAGACATTTCCAAAAGGCCCACAGCAGCTATGTATGTGATTGGAGGATATTACTGGCATCCTTTATCAGAAGTCCATGTGTGGGATCCTTTAACTAATGCTTGGATCCAGGGAACGGAGATGCCTGATCACACAAGGGAGAGCTATGGGGTCACTAGTTTGGGACCCAACATTTATGTAATGGGGGGCTATAGAACTGACAACATAGAAGCCCTTGATACTGTGTGGATTTATAACAGTGAAACTGATGAATGGACAGAAGGCTGCCCCATGCTTAATACAAGGTACTATCACTGTGCAGTTACCTTGGGCGGCTGTGTCTATGCTTTGGGGGGCTACAGAAAAGGGGCTCCAGCACAAGAAGCAGAATTCTATGATCCTTTACAAAAGAAATGGGTTCCCATTGCAAACATGATCAAAG GTGTTGGAAATGCCACAGCCTGTGTCCTGTGTGAAGTCATCTATGTAATTGGAGGCCACTATGGTTACAGGGGAAGCTGCACCTATGACAAAATTCAGAGCTATCATTCAGGTAGCAATGAATGGAGCATAGTCACTACAAGTCCACATCCAG AATATGGACTGTGTTCCATTGCCTTACAAAACAAGCTCTATCTTGTCGGTGGACAAACCGCAATCACTGACTGCTATGACCCAGAACAAAATGAATGGAGGCAGATGGCGCATACGATGGAAAGAAGGATGGAGTGTGGTGCAGTTGTCATGAATGGATGCATCTATGTAACAGGAGGATATTCGTATTCAAAAGGAACATATCTGCAGAGTATTGAGAAATATGATCCTGAGCATAATAAATGGGAAGTAGTCGGCAATCTTCCCAGTGCTATGCGTTCACATGGTTGTGTCTGTGTGTACAATGTCTAA